CTCGCAGAGACCTTTCTACTTCAGCTGTAAAATCCACATGGCCAGGAGTATCGATGATATTGATTCTGAACTTTTCCCCTTCAAACAATTTCACTAAACCCGGTTCTTTTTTTTCCAACCAAAAACAGGAGATAGCCGCAGCCGTAATCGTAATGCCTCTTTCTCTTTCTTGCTCCATCCAATCGGTCACCGTTGTCCCTTCATGGACTTCGCCCATTTTATGGATCATCCCTGTATAGAAAAGGATTCTTTCGGTAAGAGTGGTCTTGCCCGCATCAATGTGAGCGGCAATACCAATGTTTCTTGTCCTTTCCAGGGGAAAAGGCCGATGTGGTGAATTCATCAGTTGGCTCTTAACTGTCTGAGATAAATCGCTACTCATAACCCATCCTTAAATTTAAATCTCTTTAGCTTCCTTAAACATACGATCTATGCATAAAATACTACAGTTTTTAGAATCGAAGATGAGCAAAAGCCCTGTTAGCCTGTGCCATTTTATGGACTTCATCGCGCTTTTTAATTGAGTTGCCCGTCCCATTAGAGGCATCCATAAGTTCCAAACTCAGCGACTTAGCCATCGGAACCCCCTTTCTTGAGTTGGCATAATGTACTATCCAGCGCAAGGCCAGTGAAACCTGCCGATGCGGATTAACCTCAACAGGAACCTGATAGGTTGCTCCTCCCACCCTTCTCGATTTGACTTCAAGCTTAGGTTTCACGTTATCGACCGCTTTTCTAACAATTTCAACAGGATCCCCTTCTTTATTATCTTGATTCAAATCCTCGATAGCCTCATAAACTATTCTTCTTGCCACACTTTTCTTTCCTTTCCTCATTACCGTATTGACAAGTCTTGTAATGAGCTCGGAACCATATTTTGGATCAGGCTCAAGCTCCCTTCTTTCAGCTCTTCTTCTTCTCATATCGACTCTTACTACTTTCCAATAGGCTTCTTTAAAATAAAAATTTCCTTTAAAACCAGTCCGTTAAATAAGCAAAGGGATTTTAAACTTCGTCTCCCCGTGTTACATTGGCTGCTCTTTGCGGTATTTTCTATAGCCCCATCAATATCAAAATCTCAAATATACATATCTGTTTTTTTTACAGATGCAAATACCTTAATTCCTACACTGGATAAAAATATCTCATTTTGCCTTGGCTTGAGGCTTTGCTCCCGTTTTTGGCCTTTTTACTCCATATTTACTTCGAGAAACGTTCCGGTTAAGCTTATTGGTATTGCTTGGACCAACCGCTCCCGCGGCATCAAGCGTCCCCCGGATGATATGGTAACGGACACCCGGCAAATCTTTTACTCTTCCTCCCCTCACAAGAACAATAGAATGCTCCTGGAGATTATGGCCTTCTCCAGGGATATAGGCGATCACTTCCTTTCCATTCGTAAGCCTTACTTTTGCAACCTTTCTTAAAGCCGAATTAGGCTTTTTGGGAG
The DNA window shown above is from Methylacidiphilum caldifontis and carries:
- the rpsL gene encoding 30S ribosomal protein S12, with protein sequence MPTINQLVRRGREKLKRKTKAPALDSCPQRRGVCVQVMTRTPKKPNSALRKVAKVRLTNGKEVIAYIPGEGHNLQEHSIVLVRGGRVKDLPGVRYHIIRGTLDAAGAVGPSNTNKLNRNVSRSKYGVKRPKTGAKPQAKAK
- the rpsG gene encoding 30S ribosomal protein S7, whose product is MRRRRAERRELEPDPKYGSELITRLVNTVMRKGKKSVARRIVYEAIEDLNQDNKEGDPVEIVRKAVDNVKPKLEVKSRRVGGATYQVPVEVNPHRQVSLALRWIVHYANSRKGVPMAKSLSLELMDASNGTGNSIKKRDEVHKMAQANRAFAHLRF